Proteins from one Pectinophora gossypiella chromosome 19, ilPecGoss1.1, whole genome shotgun sequence genomic window:
- the LOC126375512 gene encoding uncharacterized protein LOC126375512: protein MSVSDAGLADRKSRMQQIYGSMGQLEKLLKIFSLDSKERKITTGEKRWYIFKCILSVSLFTVLVIVTTSYKIRNVYPSLNVSIALTDFVQNIFDNIQYIIDLFFVYKYGKEISIEYYRQYECFDEIMNVNYYSEIKKRVAVLIGVFFFFWLISSAFDIVAWYLGYDLLVPLVFAPAYVFLFIKILTNLDISAHVMNIECRLRIIGDIVQETCIKTEDLPMNTSVKSGFIDAVSNKHWFYSEGNNRCSGMRLRLQPLKSVTSSQDMKLLSRCYLLLSEQCMYINSVFGVRILLNSLSLLIDMVRFLNVVVRIAVGSQQTVYNAGYFPAASTLCRFLVCVCVLASLVRHCELAYRQQERLLSVADHILVNKKPDDSLRSGIQELRALVVSRPVRFNMAYFFTLNYSFLVSIASVVVTYTIILLQSL from the exons ATGAGCGTGTCCGACGCGGGCTTGGCCGACAGAAAGAGCAGAATGCAGCAAATATACGGATCAATGGGACAGTTGGAGAAGCTGctgaaaatattttccctcGACAGCAAAGAACGGAAGATCACAACCGGCGAGAAGCGCTGGTACATCTTCAAATGTATACTCTCAGTTTCACTCTTTACTGTCTTAGTCATCGTCacaacttcatacaaaatccgaAACGTGTATCCCAGTTTGAACGTCTCCATAGCTCTTACAGATTTTgtgcaaaatatttttgataacaTTCAATATATCATAGACTTGTTCTTCGTATATAAGTACGGAAAAGAAATTAGCATCGAGTACTATCGACAATATGAGTGCTTTGACGAAATAATGAACGTGAACTATTATTCTGAGATCAAAAAAAGGGTGGCTGTTTTGATAGgagtatttttcttcttctggcTTATTTCTTCAGCATTCGACATCGTGgcatggtatttaggttacGACCTTTTAGTACCGCTAGTTTTTGCACCAGCTTATGTCTTCCTGTTCATCAAAATTTTGACGAATTTGGACATTAGTGCGCATGTGATGAATATCGAGTGCAGATTGCGGATCATAGGAGACATTGTGCAAGAGACGTGTATAAAAACTGAAGATCTGCCGATGAACACGTCTGTAAAGAGCGGTTTCATAGACGCTGTTTCGAACAAACATTGGTTTTATTCTGAGGGCAATAATAGATGTTCTGGCATGAGGTTGCGGCTCCAGCCGTTGAAGAGTGTCACCAGCAGCCAGGACATGAAGCTGCTCAGCAGATGTTACCTGCTACTTAGCGAGCAGTGCATGTACATCAACAGCGTCTTCGGAGTCAGG ATTCTACTCAACAGTCTCAGTTTGCTCATCGACATGGTGAGGTTTCTGAATGTCGTCGTCAGGATTGCAGTTGGCTCGcag CAAACTGTCTACAACGCGGGCTACTTTCCGGCGGCGTCGACGCTGTGCAGGTTCctggtgtgtgtgtgcgtgctgGCGAGTCTCGTGAGACACTGCGAGCTGGCGTACCGACAGCAGGAGCGGCTCCTCAGCGTCGCGGACCACATCCTCGTCAACAAGAAGCCTG ACGACAGCCTGAGGAGTGGTATCCAAGAGCTGCGGGCGCTGGTGGTGTCCAGACCTGTCAGATTCAACATGGCCTACTTCTTTACGCTCAACTACTCCTTTTTGGTCTCCATAGCATCCGTAGTCGTCACCTACACCATCATACTGTTGCAGAGCCTGTGA